From the genome of Syngnathoides biaculeatus isolate LvHL_M chromosome 4, ASM1980259v1, whole genome shotgun sequence:
tttttttaatttattttattttatcatccaGGTGGACCTAAAGTTGTGGGCATTGCGTGTGTTTTTTTACCCACCGAGCAGGTGACATTAGAATTGCCAAGGCTTGCATGAAGTCCTGCACTCCACAGGCGTTTCCCCACACTTCGATCTGAGGAGATCGCGTTGTTAGTTCTGAATATGTAACAGTGTAAGATGGCTGACAGGAGGTTTCCTTGGCCAACCTGGAGGAAGGGGGCGGCCCACTTGCCCACCCCAGCAGGACAGCACAGCAGGTGACCGAGCACGAACAGGTGCTCTCCTGAACCACCAACGTGCAGCAACACTCCCACCTGCAGAGTCGAAAGGCAGCCACTGAGCAGTGCGGGCGGAACACAAACACAAGGCagtgcagtcactgtgatttgacgggcgcaaaTCCGCACAAGTAGAAAAACTAGATAtggaaagacgtcgcttattttgtgtagtcttgacgtGAATTCACGTGTTTATTTCAAAAACGTTGTTAacgaaacaagcctgctcctaaacaatcgcagtgttcacccagaaacaggaaatgcaagttcaccgtactgagcatgtacggaagttaggccgaaagtgcgtgttcagagctgcttcacgtattgcgagcgcatttacgtcgaaagtcatcaacatcatgagccatgaggaaattcagttacagcaggggtgctcaatgcgtcgatcgcgaggcagttttggttgatcgtgtgatggcgtgaccccccccccccccaaaaaaaaagacattagactatcatccacctcgtcacttGATTGAGGTGCGTCCAGCAAAGCCGGCCCATTTATTTAAGGCGTTGCCGTGTGCCCCCACCCGCCCTGCCAGTCCATCACGAGAGGCcatctgcttgaaaagtagatcttggggggaaaaaaaatctgggcacccctgagttacattgaaaacatttctgggatataaacACAAGttatgtttcagtatctaacggTAATAAGTaagagattgtgatttactttgacttgatctacattgtgtgtgtttctttcggcttgtccctttcggggtcaatGTTAGACTATTCTGCCCATATagctaaatgcgaacggtcattttccctgtGGTACGTGTTTATCtcgaagttgaaaacttttcccttctACGTGCtctaggaagatatagatcatctactgctggctttcatcaatggattgctACTAGATAACGCCGTAAATTACGCCAGATAGTAGTaaaaatacatcacgattgccgacaggaacgtttgttccaatgtatcgctagctgattttgttgaactaaactttcagcattttcaaaacattcgtgttcattccttgacaggccggTGCGTTTCACTTTTCTTCACATAAAGTTGTCAGatcaataatttttattgatgaaaaattttaaataccgttttaaaTCATGTTCTACTAAACTCAGTTGAAATtgtaaatgatcatttctgagtttgaaatttttgttttctattttagttatgtatttgtttattttgtttttttaattgacagctatattatattaatccagtaagttattttaaaacacaGGTGTCCAACACGAGGCCCTGGGGCCAGACCCGGCCCgtcgcgtgattttatgtggcccgcggaggcaagtCACATGTAtcgactttcatgatttttgttcaaatccgtacccaaatttcaaattgtcatatcataaatgataacactgagatattacaagcatttttgtgttacccaaCAGCAATACCTGCAAAACCCATTAgtctcgatttctgattccaaaatgagttcataaatttcatatgtaaatatgatgaggcggttaaagatttttaaagCTTCACAGTcctaacggccctccgaggggaaCCGCAAGTAAAATGTgccccacgacaaaaatgagtttgacacccctgttttaaaGTCTCGAGATGcaatccctaatcacacccgcgactttatccgcgggcatgactgagcacagccgtacatttttcaaacgcgACTGACTGctgcgtgtttgtgtgctttgtgCGTAGTGTACAGCAGTACCAGTATTTCCAACCAGTGATGGATGTCTGTCTGGAACTGGGCGTCATCAAGGACGCGTCGCGTGAAGCTAAAGAGGACGCTGACGGCATCTTTAAGCGGTTGAATGGAACGCGGCTGTCTTTGGCTTTCAGAACAATCTgtggagaaaacaaaacaagcactcTGTTCTAGGGCATATTCAGTGTTTGCATCTTTGCAAACAAAGATTTAACCATAAAAAGTACGTTAAATATTATTGTAAGACACTGTAATATTGTGCAGTTTGAACACAACACAGCgctaaaatatattgaaaaacaTACTGATGATTcaagttaaatgttttggatAATTTTATGAAGATACCTAAAGAAATGTTTACACATACTTTATTCAACTAGCCCACTCACTTATAGTGTAGTAGTAGTGTAGTgtattctgtcatttataaaggtgTTATTATCCCACTATTGATGAATGTaaattaactgaaaaaaattgtctcgtttttttttcttttcttcttcctttctctgtttgtatataaaaatgtggaaaaaaaataaatgaaaaaataaatgaattggaTGATTTTATgaatatacataaataaatgtttacataTATTCAGCTAGCCCCATCAtagatggtgtagtggtacacacacgtCTGACTTTGACGCCggttcaattcctgctcagtgacggGTGTCGAtaggtgccctgtgactgactggcgaccagttcgtgGTGTAGTCCGCCTCTCGCACAAAGTTAGTTAggcactcccctgaccctcatgagcataagcagcttATTCAACTATTAGAGGgcaaatttaaatatttgaactgtgctttttttcccatataCCTCTACGTAGTGGTACTAATGATGCACTTTTGAGATTCACTGCTCGAATTTTATCTTATCAATACTTCCCAGTGTTGCGATTTAATTTGAAGTGTAGGTGCAAATTATTAGTCAGGCGTCAGCATAGCAAATTTTCAAAAAAGGGGTCCTGATATTTGTATAATTGAACACGTATTACTGACACTGACCTAAAGTGagaaaacaaacccaaaacaaatGTTATTATAAAGTGCTGAACACTTTATAAAGTTACCCAAAAAGGTAAATAATAGAACCTGAAACTTGTAATAGTCCACTATGCGTTACATTTTCCTTGCATGActtataaatcacaaaaaaaaatggatgaagtaTCATTGATGAGGTTTTAACATTTATAACAAACTGGGACAAAAGAATTGAGCTAAATGTTGGCTTACACGCTCCTTTATTAAGCCTTAATAAAGCTCACAAAGGAATCAGTAAAATCTGTggagaaaatacataaatattaattaaaaaaattctagGGCATATTCGGTGTTTGCATCTTCGCATGCCTGCGTGAGTGTGGTCTGATTCAATGTGCGGTGAGAGTTaacatttaatttcaatttcaattgaaTTTTCCCTCGAGggatcatcattttttttttttatcataaatatcaaataaaataacgTGGGATGTGCAATGCTTTGGGCGTAAGTTGACGTCACCTTTTAATAAGCGGTGCAAGTATGATTCCACCTGCAGGCGTGAGAGCAACGCGGTGTACGCGTGCAGCGCCACCTTCTGATGGAGCAGCTCGCTGCGGATTTCGAAGAGTTTCCTCAGCTCGGCCAGCGCGTCCCTACCGAACTCCGCCTGCTGGAAACGGTGGTACCCGCACACTTTGGATTGATCCGCGCACACACCCTGGTGGAAGGCAGAAATTCAAATCCATCGGCAAATGATTCTTATCATTGCATCCGCCGGATTATTTCAACACCGAACCTGGAGCGTCAGCTGTTCGTCTCTGAAGCTCCACAGACGGTTTTGAGCGCTTTTGCAGTCCGACGACTGCGTGTGCAATTGCGTGTGGGACTGAGTCAGCTGTCTGCGACAGCGCCAGTAGTTCTGGAGAAGTTCCGTCAACTCGTGGCTCTCTTGTCGCGCCAGCGCGCAGAACTGACCCGAGCACACTTCGACGCCTTCTAGCCAAGCTCGAAGCCCTCCTCCGGGCTCCCAAACGCTCAGCTGCTCCAACGAGAacggctgcaaaaaaaaaaaaaaaaacacaaagtgcgTACAcgttattattatccatccatccatgcattttctttgccgcttatcctcacgagggcctcaggatgacagctgggatggcgTCTGCGTGAAACTACCTGAACTTCCGTTGCGGTTCTTGGTAATTCGGGGTAGAGTTTGTTCCTGGAGAGTTCAGCCACACACTCGAGGGGCTGCAGACTCGGAGGAGAAGATTCCTGCTCGGCAAGCGCCAAGACGGCGGGTCCTTTCCCGCAGTTCTTCACAGCTCGCCCGTGAAACTCCAGCAAGGATCCCTCCTCCAGCGCGGGGACCGATGGGTACAGCGAAGGAGCACTGGGGACGTGTTTGACATCAAGATGGGTCGAAATGCACGACACCTCAAGCTCGGATTCCAAAACGCTGACGCCCAAATCCGTTTCTTTCTGCTGGGTGACTCGTGACGCCTGCGACAAATCTGGACTTGGCTGTAAAGTCTCAGTTAACACGGACGTTAACGAAGCCCGTGAGTCTGCGGGGAGGTCCGTCGCCTGGGCTTTCGGATCGGGGGTACGGGTGGGCTCACACTTTTCCTCTTGCGGGAGGGACAGAGGGATGCTGGCGAATTCAGAGGCGGAGGCGTCGACACAAATGGATGACGGGGCCGCATCTTTTTTGGCTTCTGTCGTTTTCTGCTTCCTCACCGGCTGATAAagaagatgtttattttttaaaaatgcgcACAGAAAATAGATCAGCACAACCAATTAATATTGTTTGCGACAGAATATTGTTATGATGATGTGTTTAACATAAGTCAACCCAAAGTAAGCCCACATATACCTTTCCGCCAACTTTTGCCTTGGTCTTCTTGTGTCGCACAGCCTCCATCTTGACCCCGAATCTTACATCACAACAGTCCCGGAAAACACTTTGCTCTTCGGATCAATAACGTGCACAAACAATCGATAAGAAGCAAACGTGCTTTTCTTTGATAAGCTGTAAGTGGCAAGCTGTGCTGAAGAGTTAAAACAGCGACAGGGGATGTAAATACAAATAGTTTGGAAGCTCGTTGGACGCATTTAAGAAGGCGGTTACACGCGTGTCTACTTCACAATGAAGACAATGGGGACGACATAAACGATGTAacgaggaaaaataaaaaaaaaattcgacgAATTATAGCTAAGATGCTAACGGATTGCGGTCTCGTTGGTTCGTCGCGTCGGGTCCACCGCTACGAGTCCGTCTCCCAGCGTCCCGAACCTCTTCGTTCTGTTTCTCGAGCACTTAAAACGCAAACCGGGGACATCCTGTCGGTGGTCTCGTCCGCGGCTCGGCtgtcgtttgttttgtttgttccagGAAATGGGCTGTCACAATCTGTAATCACGTGGTAACTCCACCTTTCTACGGAAGAGGAGAAAGGCCAAAATGCGGCCTAAACGTAAACAAAACATCACGCGTGTACCGTGTGGTAATTACCAAGGACAATTCCTACCCATCAGGACTTATTTTAACCGACAATGTGGTACACATTTTGAGTCATTTTTAgtcgtgtaaaaaaaataaaataaaaaacaattacgTGACAATTTCACACACAAACGCCTACAATCATTTGTAAACACTAATATTTATTTACGCACTTTCCCTTTTCTCCATCAGTATTAGTGTATTATTATGTAATCTCATCGAACACACAATTTAGACTGAATCGTATAACTCGGTTTATGAGATAATTGTATAACTCtggcaggggtcaccaacgcggtgcccgctggcgaatggtagcccgcgagggcCATATAAGGCGAATGtaaggtatgttctaaaaatagcgcAGGCCACAAATTCTGGCtaatatttgtgctttaaattctgaatctgacttgcttacgtgaattaaaatgttgaaatacctgtaatgtcaatTACTACaataaacaaatcaaaaatatttaatgtaggTGTGATGAACTGAGTccgaaatttgccgcaaacaggtcacgtagcccttcatacgatcggccCTCACGAAgcagccctcagcctcaaaaaggttgctgtgCCCTGCTGTAACTTAATATTAATAACTTTCAAGCATATTTCACAGTTGCTTTTGGGAGTCAATCGCACGTACTGAATGACAAGGCAGGTGGAATATGGCAGTAAATTGCTGAGTGCAGTGGGGGAGGTTGTATAATTCCAAAATATagctgaaatccatccattttctgagccgcttatcctcacaaaaatcgcaggagtgctggagcatcaGCTATCTTCgagctggaggcggggtacgtaCCGGCCAGTCGCAGATATAGTTGAAATGATACATAGAATGTTCCTTCCTACTCAATGTGAATGCTATTTATGcttgaaaatgcttgattttagATTTCATAAATGAAATGCACACTCATACATTAGTATTTCGTGATATCCAAATCCTATACAACTGAATTACTTTGTAATGACATAATTGTGCAGCATCACAGACATGCTATTACGCCCTGTCGAAAAGCTCTCGAAACGTTGAAATTTCATGTATCCTCGAATACATTCCGCTTTCGTGGACGGACGCGCGCGCAAACCGAGCAGGTTGCGTAACGACCGGAGGGAAAGTTCCTGCCGCAATTTTCGCAAACCGCCGCGTTTGCGTGTCCGTGGAGGGATGGTGACGGGCTGCAGGATGGCGTGGCCGCCACTTCCATATCAAGGGGGCTCAATATTTGCAAGGGGATTTGTTCCTCCTTGTCGTCGCGCGCCTGGGCGCGAACCTCGGGCGTGGGGTGAATATACGCTTGACTGAGAgccaaggagaggatgaccgtctTCTCCTTGTAAAAGCGGAGTTCGACGCCTCGGCGCCTGGCCGACAGCAGCTCCCTCTGCGCCGCCCGCAGCTCCTCGCCCAGTCGGCCCGGCGACCTCTGCTCCCGCCCGAGCCAGTCCAGGGCCATGCTGCTGCGCGTGTACTCGTCAAGGCCGCGCCGGGTGTAATAGGCAATCACGCTCTGGATGGCAAGGCGAGAGGTTTACAGTAGATGTGtcgttttcaggaaaaaaagcgGTGCTCGTTGCGTCGTACCTGACGGGAGCATTGCCTTTCTCGCAGAGCTTTTAATGTCCCGTTCCAGTGCAACAGCTGAAAAACTGTCATCATCTCCTGTAGTTGTGCAACACAAGTTAAatatgcagctgtattacaGTTTACGTAGCTTAGTTTACGAGTGTTTTAGTAAAGACATGACCGTGgataaaatatttgtcatttgacTAAGGACGTAGTACTGATAGttcagtggagaaaataagtatttgaacaccctgctatattgcaaattctccctgttagaaaccatggaggggtctgaaattttcagtgtaggtgcatgtccactgggagcgagatcatctaaaaacaaaaatccagaaatcacaatgtatgatttgcacacactgcaggagggatttttgtccactcctccacacagatcttctctagatcagacaggttttgggctgtcgctgagaaacacaaagattttctattgggtttaggtctggagactggctaggccataccagaaccttgatatgcttcttagggagccactccttggttttcctggctgtgtacttcagGTCgttgtcatcctctccttaatacagtgcattcgtcctgtccaatgtgcagaaaaacacccccaaagcaggatgctaccacctccatgcttcacagtagggatggtgttcttgtgatggaactcatcgttcgtcttcctccaaacatggctTGTGGAATcacgaccaaaaagttccattttggtctcatctgaccacaaaaccttctcccgtgactcctctgtatcattcaaatggtcattggcaaagttaagacgggccttgacatgtgctggtttaagcaggggaaccttccgtgccaagcatgatttcaaaccatgacgtcttagtgtactaccaacagtcacctcggaaacggtggtcccagctctttttaggtcattgatcaagtcctgttgaatagtcctggtctgattcctcacctttctaaggatcattgagaccccacgaggtgacatcttgcatgaGTCTCCACTCCGATCgagattgaccgccatgtttcgcttcttccattttctactgattactccaacagtggacattttttgcaccaagctgcttggaaatttctccgtagccctttccagccgtgtggagttgtacaattttgtctctggtgtctttggcctaggccatgttacaagtttgagtctgactgattgtgtggggtggacaggtggatctgattcaggataatccatggagtggaggtggacttttaaaggctcactaacaggtctttgagggtcaaaattctagctgatagacaggtgttcaaatacttattcgcagctgtatcacacaaataaatcgtttaaaaaaatcacacattgtgatttctggattttctctctcacagtggacatgcacctacgataaaaaattcaggccgctccatgatttctaagtgggagaacctgcaatataccaggctgttcaaatacttactttcttcactgtaactaaaataaatcaaatacta
Proteins encoded in this window:
- the LOC133499410 gene encoding protein limb expression 1 homolog isoform X2 translates to MMMNKADDGDSIVSRLTRNDIDFSPKDFNVVALLHNFWEQKQAGHADGSCPGSDGSATDAAAQAESLLLYESAGSPGPPFVCFVTLPGGSCFGNYKLCNTQAEARRDAARVALMNSLVNELPCRRICPQFIAQSLQQATVDTDVSIEDAKDSSTHIGTYSLLLHSYMGRTMLEFQEMMTVFQLLHWNGTLKALRERQCSRQSVIAYYTRRGLDEYTRSSMALDWLGREQRSPGRLGEELRAAQRELLSARRRGVELRFYKEKTVILSLALSQAYIHPTPEVRAQARDDKEEQIPLQILSPLDMEVAATPSCSPSPSLHGHANAAVCENCGRNFPSGRYATCSVCARVRPRKRNVFEDT